GAATGATGCCCGCCACAATCCCGATGATGCCCGGAATGATCATGCCGTAACGCCAGCCGTAGTGTATGGCCAGCCATCCCGCGAGCAGTGGAATAATGGCGCCGCCCACGTTGTGCGAGGTGTTGCACACGGCCCACCAGAAGCCGCGCTCGTTGCGCGAGTACCATGTGGTGAGAATCTTGGTGCAGGGCGGCCAGCCCCAACCCTGAAAGAAGGCGTTGAGTCCCCACAGAATGGCCAGTGCCAACAGGGACGAACTCATGCCGAAGGCTATGTTGATGATGCCTGTGATGATGAGCCCAACGCCCATGAAATAGCGGGGATTGGACTTGTCGCTTATGATGCCACCCACAAACCGTGACGAACCGTAAACGATGTAGAAAATGGTACTCAGGATGCCCACGTCCGAGAGCTGCCAGTCAAGGTCTTTGAGCATGGCTGGCATGATTGACTTGTAGCTGTTGCGGGTGAAGTAAAAAATGGCGTAACCAAGCCATATGGATGCCATCATGTGTATGCGCCAGTATGCGTAGTCTTTGTCTATCTCTTCCGCGCTCTTGGTAACCGGGCGCGCAGGTGATGCTTTAAAGAAATTTACCATGGCGTATCCTTAGTGCAAAATGGGCGGGTATATCGCCGGATGCGCAGAGCAACGTCAGGAAAACTGCTCTGGCGAGAGCGCATGCAGGTGTTCGGCGTGAAGCCGTATGCGCTGCTCGCACTGGCAAGCGCCGGAGCATGCGTGTCCGAAGCTTTGCAGGCGTATTCTCAGCGGCAACCCGATCTAGCGATGGGCCTTGATTTCACGCAAAACCTGTTCATGCAGCCTGCTGTCGCCACATGCCAGAACCTGCATGCCGGAATGCATGGTCAGAGGATTGCCCTCCCAATCGGACATGACGCCCCCCGCACCCTCAATGATTGGCACAAGAGCGCAATAATCCACTTCGCGCATGATTCCGCTGTCAAAGCAGAGGTCTATCTTGCCTGCCGCAAGGCTCATGTAGCCATAGCATGCGCCGCCGTAGACGCGCCATTTGGTGGATGCGATGAGGTGATTGTAGGCCGCCCTGTCGGATTTAAAGACAAATTCGGTATTGCTTGAAGCCACCAGGGCGGTGGCGAGGTCGGTATGGGGGCGGGTTTGTATGGGCAGACCGTTGACTGTGGATTGCCGCCCCTTTATCCCCACCCAGCGTTCAGCCATGACGGGCATTTCCACAACACCAAGAACGGGTACGCCGTTGCGGCACAGGGCAA
This DNA window, taken from Desulfovibrio sp. 86, encodes the following:
- a CDS encoding inositol monophosphatase family protein, whose translation is MPEYEAFLDIAMQAADVSRQILTEHRQKYLRGNYDFKTKTDASPVTETDERVEREIRSIISGAFPDHGMLGEEYGADAATAEYVWVIDPIDGTRQFIVGYPFYGTLIALCRNGVPVLGVVEMPVMAERWVGIKGRQSTVNGLPIQTRPHTDLATALVASSNTEFVFKSDRAAYNHLIASTKWRVYGGACYGYMSLAAGKIDLCFDSGIMREVDYCALVPIIEGAGGVMSDWEGNPLTMHSGMQVLACGDSRLHEQVLREIKAHR